AACCATCGGCTCGGTAGCGCACCACCGGGATCACACTCTCGAACCACACGGACTCCCCGAAGACTCCGTTCACCCGCTGCCACTCCAGGAACTCCGCAGGTGTGGTGGTGCGCGGATCCATCCCGGTCCAGGCGGGCGACAGACGCCAGATCCGACGCTCCCACTCGCTGCGAGTGACCACCGGTTGGGCGTTGTCCATGAAACAGAAGTTGCCCAACGAGTAGAACGCCGGCCGGCCGTCGATCCATTCGATGCCCCGCAGTTGATGCGGCCCGTGACCCACCACGACATCCGCACCGTTGGCGACCGCCTGTCTGGCCAGGTCACGCAGGAACGACGGCGCCTGCGTGGCCCAGTTGTTCGGCTCGTGGGCATGCACCGCTGCGACCACGTAGTCCGCGGTCTGTCGGGCCTGCCGGACGTTGAGCAGCACGCCCGCCAGGTCCTGCTCGTCCATCCGGTAGATCGCATCGACCACCTGAGCGGCGCCCTCCGGCAGCGCGGCGTACTGCTGGTCGAAGAGAGTGACGACCTCGAGCAACTGGTCGACCAGCAGCAGGATGTCAGGGCGTAGATGAGCGACCTGGGCATCGCGGATCGAGCGCAACTGCTCGAGTTGCTCCGGGGTCACCAGGGCCACCCGGTTCAGGCCGATCGTGCTCGCACCCGGCCGGCCGGCGACCTGCCCGAGTGGGTCCTCCGCCGGGGTGTCTCCTTCGAACGTCGTCGTGCAGGAGACGAGTGCGGACCGGGCGGCCGGGCCGTCGTGGGTGACCGGAGCCCGGGCCGCGGACAGCGTCGCCCCGGTCCCCGCGACACGCAGACCCGCCGCACGCAGGTGGTCATCAGTGCTGCGTAGCCCTTCGTGTCCCCAGTCGGTGCTGTGGTTGTTGGCCCGCGACAGCAGGTGGAAGCCCAGCCCGGCCAGGTCCGCCGCGACCTCGGGTGGGGAGTTGAGCCAGCCGAACCCGGACTGTGCCGCGGGGTGGCCGGTGAAGGTGTGCAGGTCCACGATGCTGCCCTCGAAGTTGCCCACCACCAGATCCGCCTGCTCGAGGATCTGCAGCAGGTCAGTCGAATCCCGTTGCAGCAGCTGCAGAATCGGCTGCGTGATGATGATGTCGCCCACGAAGGCGGCGGAGTATTCGACCGGGACCTTCGGTGTTTGGCTGCTCATGGCGTGACCATCAGCGGCGGGTGGGCAATGAGGGCCTGGATGGCGGTGCGGTACTGCTGCTCGGGTACGTCGATGCGTTTGATGGACTGCCGGTAGAGCGTCAGCCCGGCCAGCAGATCGAGGACGACGTCCGGGTCGACCAAGGGATCGATCTCACCGCGCGCGATGCCGCGCTCGATGATCTCGACGCCTTGGTCACGGCGTTTGCTGAGCAGCCTGTCCCACAGCAGCGCGAAGACGCCCGGTTCGAAGATGGCCGGCAGGCCCTGCACGACGCCCGCACGGATCAGTCGCGGTTGATTCTGGTAGTCGCGGCTGTAGAGGACGTGATCGATCAGATCGTCCTCGAGGTTGCCGTGGTCCGGCAGCGGCCCGAGGTGTAGAACCGTGGCGGCGGCGGCGGCGACCAACTCGTCCTTGCCGGAGAACCGGCGGTAGATGGCCGGTCGCCCGCAGCCGGCGACCTGTGCGACAGCCTCCATACTCAAAGCGGCATAGCCACCGTCCAGTACCAGCTGGACCGTCGCCGCCAGGATTCGGTCGGTCAGGCCCTCGTCCTGTGGTCGGCCTATCGTGCCGGGTTGCTTGGCCTTCATTTACGTGACGGTATGTATCGGAAATGCGTCTGTCGACCGTTTGTGCGGAACTGCGCGATTAAGCTGACCGGTCGTGAAGGTCCTGTCGATCCAGAGCTCCGTGTCCTACGGGCACGCCGGCAACTCTTCCGCGGTCTTCCCGCTGCAGCGGCTGGGCCACGAGGTGTGGCCGGTCTACACCGTGCACTTCTCCAACCACACCGGGTACGGCCAGTGGCGCGGGCCGGTCTTCAGTCCCGACACCGTGGCCGACGTCGTGCTGGGCATCGAGGAGCGGGGCGTCCTGCCGCAGTGCGACGCGGTGCTGTCGGGGTACATGGGGGATGCCGAGATCGGCGAAGTCATCCTCGATGCTGTCGCGCGCGTCAAAGCCGCGAACCCGGCGGCGGTCTACTGTGCCGACCCGGTCATGGGTGACGTGGGGCGGGGTTTCTTCGTGCGGGAGGGCATCCCGCAGTTCATGCGTGACCGGGTCGTACCCGTTGCCGACATCCTGACCCCTAATCAGTTCGAGTTGGAGTACCTCACCGGTGGGCCCATCGCCACGGTTGATGACCTGCTCAGGGCCGTGGACGACGTACGGGAACGGGGTCCCAAAACGGTGCTGGTCACCTCGGTGCAGACCGACGAGACACCGGCCGACTCGGTGCAGATGGTCCTGGCCACCGATGCGGGCGCGTGGTTGGTGACCACTCCGCTGCTGCCGATGTACGTCTCCGGTGCAGGCGATGCGACGGCCGCGATCTTCTTGGCGCACGTGCTGGGTCAGGACCCGGCCACGGCGCTCGCGGAGACCGCCGACTCGGTCTTCACGATCATGGCGACCACGCACGAAGCGGGTTCTCGGGAGATCGCGCTGATCGCTGCACAGGACGGAATCGCCCATCCCAGTGGGCAATTCGAGGCAGTGCGGCTGCGCTGAGGTCTAGCGACCGGCGCGGTAGCCGCCCTGGAAGCCGGCCTCGCCCTCGTCCAGGATCTGCTTGCCCGAGCCGACGATCAGCGGGTCCGGTGCGCCCACCACCGTCGGGTCCTTGGCCGGGTAGGGCAACCGGGACAGCACGAAGCGCATGGCTTCGATGCGGCCGCGCTTCTTGTCGTTGGACTTCACGACCGTCCAGGGCGCCCACGGGGTGTCGGTGGCGGCGAACATCGCCTCCTTGGCCTCGGTGTACGCGTCCCACTTGTCGAGGCTGGCCAGGTCGGTCGGCGACAACTTCCACTGCTTCAGCGGATCGGTGCGGCGCTTCTCGAAGCGGGTCACCTGCTCCTGTTGGCCCACCGAGAACCAGAACTTCATCAGGCGGGTCCCGGAGTTGACCAGCATCTGCTCGAAGCCGGGCGCGGACCGCATGAACTCGTCGTACTGCGCGTCGGTGCAGTAGCCCATGACCCGTTCGACGCCCGCCCGGTTGTACCAGGAGCGGTCGAAGAAAACGATCTCGCCCGCGGTCGGCAGGTGGGTGACGTAGCGCTGGAAATACCACTGGGACATCTCCCGCTCGGTGGGCTTCTCCAGCGCGACGACGCGCGCACCACGAGGGTTCAGGTGCTCGGTGAACCGCTTGATCGAGCCACCCTTGCCGGCGGCGTCGCGGCCCTCGAAGACCAGGACGACCTTCTCACCGGACTCCTTGACCCAGGCCTGCATCTTCAGCAGCTCGATCTGCATACCCTTCTTCAGCCGCTCGTACTCCCGCCGCGACATCTTCTTGTCGTAGGGGTAGTTGTGCTTCCACGTCTCGGTCTCGTCCACGCCGCCGAGAGGAGTGAGGACCGTGCCCTCTTCGGGTTGAAGTAGGTCCGTCTTCTTGGCGGACTTCGACTTGGCCACGGGGAAACCTCCGGCAGGAACGAATGAGTGGTACGCCGAAAAACTACCGCGTTTGCGTGCTACGCGCCGGGTCGCGCGGGGATCCGCCGGGGTCATGCACGTCACCCCCAGCGTTATGCACGTTGGCGCTCAGACCGGGTCGATCGGCGTACGTCGCTCCTAACGTCTCCAGCGTCAGTCCACCGACCCGGTGGGCCCAGCACGCGGAGGTACGACGATGCGGGAGAACGGGATGAGCACCACACGCAAGGCCCTGGGCGCGGTTGGCGCGTTCAGCGTGATTGCCGCCGGAATGGTGGCCCAGGGAGCGCCGGCGCAGGCTGCTGGTCGCAACGGTGTCTGTGATAGCGGTGAGTTCTGTTACTACTACAACTCCGGTCAGGCGGGGTCGGTGTCGGACTTCACGTCGTCGCTGGCGGACTACGGGGCAACCCAGCCGTCCTGTTATGACTTCAAGGGTGCGGGTGCCGGCAAGGGCAAGTGCCTCAAGAACCAGGCGGCTTCGGCGTGGAACCGCACGTCCAAGACGGTGCGGGTCTACTACAACAGCAACTACGGCGGGAAGTACCTGGACATCAAGGCCGGTGCGAAGGTCAACCTGGGTGCGCTGAAGAACCAGAACGCCTCGCACAAGATCGGTGTCTCCGCGACCAAGTCCAACAAGGAGGTCGCCTTCGACTTCTTCGTGGGCAAGGGACTCACCGCGCGGCAGTCCGCGGGCATCGTCGGCAACCTCGTGGTCGAGTCAGGAGTGGATCCCACGATCAAGCAGATCGGCGGCGGCCCGGGCCGGGGCATCGCGCAGTGGAGTGTTGGCGGCCGGTGGGATCACGACAGCAAAGACAACGTGATCTGGTACGCCGGGCAGAAGGGCACCAGCTCGCTGAGCTTGTCGACACAGCTGAATTTCACCTGGTACGAGCTGAATACGTTCTCGACCTACGGTCTGTCCTCCCTGAAGGGGACCACGACCATCTCCAGCGCCACCACGACGTTCATGAGCAAGTTCGAGCGATGCGGTGCCTGCAACTCCACCGCGCGGGTCAACGCGGCGACCGATGTCTACAACCAGTACCACTGATCGCAACGGAGGAATGATGATGAAAACGACTGCTACCAAACGAGTTCTGGGCGTCCTCGGCGTCGCCGGTGTCGTAGCTGGCGGGATGCTGGCGCAGGGAGCGCCGGCGCAGGCTGCGGGTCGCAACGGTGTCTGTGACAGTGGCGAGTTCTGTTACTACTACAACTCCGGCCAGGCGGGGTCGGTGTCGGACTTCACCGGCTCACTTGCGGACTACGGGACAACCCAGCCGTCCTGTTACGACTTCAAGGGTGCTGGTGCCGGCAAGGGCAAGTGCATCAAGAACCAAGCGGCCTCGGCATGGAACCGCACGTCCAAGACGGTGCGCGTGTATTACAACAGCAACTACGGCGGGAAGTACCTGGACATCAAGGCCGGTGCGAAGGTGAACCTGGGTGCGCTGAAGAACCAGAACGCCTCGCACAAGATCGGCGTCAGCACCGGCGGCGGTTCCTACACACCGAAGGACGACTACCCGTACAAGGGCGCGACCAGCGGCGTCGACCCGTGGAACTTCTACAAGGGCCAGTGCACGAGTTTCGCTGCCTGGACGGTCAATTCGCGCCTCGGGATCAAGTTCAGCAACTCCTACAAGGGCCAGCACTGGGGCAATGCGATCAACTGGGACAACGCGGCCCGGGCCGCCGGGATCCCGGTGAGCGGTACCCCCAAGGCCGGGGACATCGCCGTACGCAACAGCGGTACCTATGGCCACGTTGCGTTCGTCACCAAGGTCAACAGCAACGGGACCGTCGAGGTCGACGAGTACAACTTCGTCCACAAGGACGCCTACGACCACCGCACGGCCTCGGTGGGCAGCGGCACGAACTCGTTCGACGCGTTCATCCACTTCAAGTAGGACGCGCTCGGTCGGTAGGGACCGACGTACCCCGTCGCTGGTGTGCACAGCGGCGGGGTACGCCGCAGCACCGGCCGCTTCGGCGCGCTATTCCAGGAAGGCGGCCTCGGCGGTTGCCGCCTCCGGTGCGTCGATGCGCAGCACGTTGTCGTTGGTCAGGTAGCCCGCTCGCTTGGCCAGGGTGCGTGAGCGCTGGACGAACCAGATCTGCCACGCGACCAGGATCAGGAACGTCACCACGGTGATGGCCGTCGTACTGGCTACTGCTACATCGAGATTCACGGTGTAGATCAGCCAGAGGCGCAGGATGGATTCGAGGATCAGACCGATGCCCCACACGCACGCCATCACGTAGAACCCGATCCGGAAGTTCTGGGACACGGCCCAGCCGCGTTCGAGTTCACCGCGGGCCTGAACGTCCTTGCCGGCCAAGCGTTTGCCGACCATGAAGGTGATCGGGTGTTTGACGGCGGCGGATCCGATCATGACCAGGCCACCGGCGATCGTGGCGGCTGCGCCTTTGGCGAGCATGAACCGGGGGTCGCCGGTGACCAGCGACAACGCCAGGCCGCCGGCGAAAACCACCAGCATGAAGACGGAGAAGCCGTCGAGTTCGCCGTTCTTGCGGATCAGCCAGACCATCCGGATGCCAGCAGCGATCGTGGCGATGAACAGCGACGGGGTCATGCCGATGTGCGCCAGCCGGGCCAGGTAGTAGGCGACCAGCGGGATCGCGACGTCCAGCGCCATCATGGTGCCGAGGCCGCGCATCGCGATGGTGCTGGCATAGCGACCGCCGTCAGCCATCATCTCGTTGACGGTGCGGATGGGGTGCACGTGGCGCTCCTGCGTCGGTGGGGTGTGACCTAGGCCATACTGCCAGGGTGGCGGACTCTGTGGCGGACTACCTGGCGAGCGCTCCCGAGGCAGGTCGGGGGTGGCTGCGTGAGTTCTGGGCGTACGTCGACGCGCACTACCCGACGGTGCCGCTCGTGATGTTCCGGGGAGTGCCGATGTATAAATTCGAGGATTCCTACCTCAAGGGGTACGTGATGTTCACGGCCGCCAAAACCCATTTCGCGACGCACGCCATCGACTTCGACCTGGTGTCGGAGTATCGCGCGCGGATCCCGGGGGCAGCCGGTGGCAAGGGCAACGTGGCGGTGAAGTACCCGAACGTCGCCGCGCAGCCGCTGCTCAAGGAGTTCGTCGACGCGGTGATGGCGCGGCACGAGGTCCCGCGCGTTTAGGGCCTTGAGGAGGGCTCGGTGAGTTCGCGCAGCCGCGCAGCAATGTCGGCAACTCCGCTCAACTCGTCTGTCGCGACGGCGATGACGAGGTCGAACCGTTCGTCCTGCGTGGCGGTCACTCGCCAACCGTTCATCGCGAGGAAGAGCAACGTGGAGATCAGCGCGGTTCGCTTCTTGCCGTCCTGGAAGGCGTGGTTCTTGACCAGCGACTCCAAGAGCGCCGCCGCCTGTTCGTGGGTGTCGGGGTAGGCGGGGTCACCGAAGACCGTGGCCTGCGGGCGGAAGATCGCGGACTCGAGCAGTCCGGCATCGAGGACGACCGGTTCTTGCCCGAGGGCGGCGGTTCCGGCAGCGAGGATGTCGTCCAGTGTGAGGAAGTCGGTCACGATCAGGCATCGGCCAAGCGGTCAAGTACCTCGCGGTTTTCGACGACCAATCGTTCCAGAAGCGCATCGCGGCGAGCGGTTCGGGCTGCCGTGTACTGCTCGATCGCCTCGACCGCGACGGCATGCATCGAGCGACCTTCGTGCTCGGCCGTCTTGCGAAGAGCAGCGGTCTGATCGTCGGTCAGCCGTAGTGTCATGGCCATGGGCCGATGATACCGAGTGGTATCGCGCAGTATCAATCCAATTTTTGCGACACGATCGGGTTCGCTAGGGATATATCGGGCGGACGCTAGATTCGCGTATACGGTGCGATCGTGGACCCGATCCGTAACCCGTACGCGCCCGGCGCCGGGCAGCGACCGCCGGAGTTGGCCGGTCGCGATGAGCAGTTGTCGACCTTCGCGATCACCCTGGAACGCGTCGCCCGAGGGCGTCCGGAGCGGTCGGTGGTGCTGATCGGATTGCGGGGTGTCGGCAAGACGGTGCTGCTGAACGCGTTGCGCTCCTCGGCGGTGCGGGCGGGGTGGGGCACCGGCAAGCTCGAGGCCCGTCCGGAGCAGCGACTGCGCCGACCGCTGTCCTCGGCGCTGCACCAGGGGTTGCGTGAGCTCGGAGCATCCGGGCCGGTCTTCGATCAGGTGCTCGGGGTGGTGAAGGCCTTCGCACAACGCGAGGCCGGACCGAACGCCAAGTTGCGGGACAAGTGGAGCCCGGGGATCGACGTACCTGCGGTATCCGGACGTGCAGACTCCGGTGACATCGAGATCGACCTGGTCGAATTGCTCTCAGACGTGGGCGGATTCGCCTCGGACGTCGGTCGCGGGGTGGCGATCTTCATCGACGAGATGCAGGACTTGCACCCCGAGGACGTGTCGGCGCTGTGCGCCGCGTGCCACGAGATCAGCCAGTCGGGGCTGCCGGTGCTGATCGTCGGAGCCGGGTTGCCGCACGTGCCGGCAGTGCTGTCGGCGTCAAAGTCGTACAGCGAGAGGCTGTTTCGATTCGCGCGCATCGACCGGCTACCGCGTGCGGAGGCTGACCGCGCATTGGTGACGCCCGCCGAAGAGGAGGGCGCGGCGTACGAGCCGGAAGCATTGGAGGCGATGTACGCCGTGACGGGCGGCTATCCGTATTTCATCCAGGCGTACGGCAAGGTCGTGTGGGACGCGGCGACGGCCTCGCCGATCACGGCGGCCGACGTGGAGATGGCGGCGCCGATCGCGGAGGCGGAGCTGGCGGTGGGCTTCTTCGGCTCGCGGTTCGACCGGGCGACGCCGGGCGAGCGGGAGTATCTGCGGGCGATGGCTGACGCAGCACTGGCCCTGGAGGAGTTGGACGACACCGAGTCGGTGCCGACGTCCGAGGTGGCGGTCGTGCTGGGCCGCAAACCCCAATCCCTTTCTCCTGCAAGGGATGCGTTGTTGAAGAAGGGGCTGATCTACTCCGGGGAGCGTGGGCGGATCGCGTTCACGGTGCCGCACTTCGGGCAGTACCTGCGCTCGCATGCCTAGCTGGTTGCTCCGTTGCCCGAGCGGGTCCGGAGTGGGCGCGGCCTACACCAGTGACGCGCACTGGCCGAGCGCGCTTCCGCCCACCACGTTGACCGAACCCGGCGCGAACCCACCCGAGACACCGGGGGTCAGCCGGTAGCAGATGAGGTTCCGCTGGATCGTGTTCTTGACGATGAAGACGCCGGGGGCGCCCGGGTCAGGGTCGCTCAGCGCGATGTCGTACAGCAGGACGTTGCGGCCGACCTTGTTGAACATCACGCCGATCCATTCGGTGTTCTGACCGGCGACGGTGATGTTGCGTCCGACGTTGTTGTTCTTGATCGACCACGGGATCACCGGTGAGCCACCGCCGAGCACCGCGACGTTGCCCCGGACGGTGACGCCGTTGAGCAGCACCACGGACGCCTTGAACGCGGTCACGTTGCCCTTGACCGAGATCGTCGAGTGGCCGGTCGGGTTGGTCTCGCATGGGTGAGCGGAGTTGCCGACGAGCTCAGCCGGTTGACAACCCAAGCCAAGCAACGAGCCTGAGCCGGCGGTGACATCGCCCCCCACGGTGATCGTGGCCGGTGCACTCTGGGCGTCAAAGGTCGCGTTGGATGCGACCCAGACGTTGCCGCGGACGGTGATCGTCGCGCCATCGGCAACCCCGCACTGACCCGTGACCTTCAGGTTGGAGTAGGTGCCGGACGGGACGAGCCCGCCGGTGCAGGTGTACCCGGAGGAACCGCCGGGGCCGGGCACACACGCCATCGCCGCGCTGCCGGTCATCGCCAGTACGCCGGTCGTCGCCAGAGTGCCGATCACTTTGAATCGCATTGCACCATTCATCAGCCGTGCCTTTCTGGGGTGGGCCTTGGATAGGAGACGGGACCCGGCATCGGCCCGCAACGCCCGGCATGGGCAAGGAGCAGCCAATCTCGCCGCAGATACACGCCCGGCTGTTGCCGTGCCTGCCGGGCAGGTCTAGCGTCAGTCGCTGTGACCTGGCGCACAGCGTCGGCATAGCGAAACCCGACCTCGAAGGAGTGGTCCCTGATGACCCCAGCCACCAGCCGCATGCGCAACCGCAGCCTGGCCGCGATCTGTGCAGTAGGAATTGCCGGTGGTGGGTTCCTCGGCACCGCAACGATCGCGAAGGCGGCACCGGCCGCCGTACCTTCTGGCCCAATTGCGTTCTCAATCAAGTCGTTTGACGGTACGACGATCACGGGCAACTACTTCCGGTCACCCGCCAGCGACGGGCGCCGAGCACCCACGGTGTTGGAGGGCCCGGGCTGGGGCGGGGCGGCGCTGACGGACCCCACGGCAGGCACGAGCACCTCCGGCGGCACCATCGGCGTGGCGCCGCTGTTGGCCAACGGCTACAACGTGGTCAGTTGGAACCCGCGAGGATTCCGTACGTCGACCGGTCAGGCGCAGGCCGACAGTCTGCTCTACGAGGGTCGCGACGTCTCGGCGATCCTGAACTGGGTGGCCCACCAGCCGTGGGCCCAGTTGGACCGTCCCGGCGACCCGGCCGTTGGGATGGTGGGCGGCTCGTACGGCGGCGGGGTGCAGTGGGCGGCCGCGGCCCTCGACCGACGGATCGACGCGATCGCCCCGGACATTTCGTGGAACTCGCTGACGACCAGCCTTTACCCCAACCGCACCGCGAAGTCCGGGTGGGCGACCTCGCTCTACCTCACGGCCGTCGGCGCGGGGCAGCGCAACAACCCCGTCATCGACACGACCTTCCAGCAGGCGGCCAGCTCGGTGACGATCTCCCAGCAGGGGATCAACTTCCTGGGTTCCTGGCAGCGCACGAACCTCGCCGCCTGGGTGCATGCGCCGGCGCTGATCCTGCAGGGCACGGTCGACACCCTGTTCCCCCTGGATGAGGCCGCGGCCAACTACGCAGCAGTCAGCCGCAACCGGGTGCCGGTCAAGATGGTGTGGTTCTGCGGCGGCCACGGCGTGTGCCTGACCAACCCCGGCGACACCAGTGTCATCGAGCGGGACACCCTCGCCTGGCTGAACCGATACGTGAAGCGTCAGCGCGTGAGCACCGGCGCCGGGTTCGAGTGGGTGGACCAGAACGGGGTCTGGCACTCCGCCGCGTCGTACCGGCCGAACAAGGTCAGCCACCGCGGTGTGAGCGCTGGCGGGTCCGGAACGTTGTCGCTGGTGCCCACCGGTGGGTCGGGTCCCTACACCGGACCGGGTGCCTCCCAGTTGGGACCGATCGCGTCCCTCATCGCGACGAAAGCGCCGAACGCGGTCAACGTCCCCATCCAATTCAACCGCGCCACAAAGGTTCTCGGTGCACCTCGCCTTTCGGTGACCTATTCCGGTACGGCGCCCGGCAGCACCAACCGGGTCCTCGCCCAGATCGTCGACAACAGTACGGGCGTCGTGCTCGGCAGCCAGTTGACGCCGTTCCCGGTGACGCTGGACGGGCGCACGCACCGCGTGAGTGTCCCGATGGAGTACATCGCAGCCAGTGCGACCGCGGGTCAGAGCTTCACGCTGCAACTGGTCGCCAACAGCAGCCAGATCAACGTGCGCCCCAGCGGTGGTTCGGTGACGTTCTCCAAGGTCTCCGTCACGTTGCCGGTCGCCGGACACTGAGCGGGGCCTGCGGGCGGGCGTGCGAAACTGGGGGTTCAGGACCCAGGAGGATGAGTGCCCTCGGAGGATCGGGACGTGGTGACCCAGGGGGTCCAGCGCGCTCGCGAACTGGCTGACGACTGGCAACGGTTACGGGCTGGGATCTGCCGCCGGTGCGGCGCGCCTGCGGGCACGCTGAAGTCGTTGTGCGCTGCCTGCGCCGCGCAACGAACGGTGGTCCGCCGTGACTACCGGATCGCTGCAGCGCAACGCAGTTCGGCCGGGTCGGTGACCATGCAGCACTGGTTGGAACTGCATCGCTGGGTCACCAGCCAGGGTTTCGGGCTCAAGGAGATCGCGGGCAACGACAACGAGTTCGCAGGACGGTGGCTGGCCAGTTCGGTTGATCTGGCGATCGCCACCGGCGAGGTCGACGGGGATGACGTGACCCAGTTCGAAGCGTCAGCGGCTCTCCTGCCCGTCTCGCAGGAAACCATTGCGACACAACGCAATCGGCTAATCCGGGCCAAATGGTTCCTCGACCTGCAACACGGATACCTGCCGCTGGTCCCCACGAGTTTCCCGCTCACCACCGGCGAGGTCTGCTACCTGGACGCGCCGGTCGCGCTGCACACCTTCGCCGACCAGAGCCGGTCCATCACGAGTCGGTTGATCCTCACCAACCACCGACTGGTCCTGGGTGCGCGCGAAATGCCGCTGATCGCCGTACGTCGAGCAGTGCCTTATCGCGACGCCGTCGTGTTGGAGCCGTTCACCGAGGGCTACTTCGTGGCCTATGACCCTCAGTGGGTGATCGCGTTGATCAACGCCACCCTGCAGGTCGGGCGCGGCGAGCTGACGGCGAAGGGGAACCGGCGGCCGATCCCCCAGCCGGTCGGCGCGGTCGCGGCGGCCGCAACCGCCCTGGAGGAAGGCGACCGCGTCGACGACGCGGCGCTGGTCCGCTCCCTGGCGGACCGGTGGGGTCACCTGTCGCCGGAGCTGCAAGTGCGCGCCGAGCGCGCGGCCGAGGCGATCCGCGGCACGTACGCCGTGTTGCAGCATCTGCCTCCCGACGCCCGCACGCGGAACGGCGACGACGGATTCACGCCCGCTCAGAACGCCGAAGTCTCCATCGACAACGCGATGCGTGCGCTCAGCGGCATCCTGCTCAGCGAGTACGAGCAGCACGCCGATCAACTCGAGGCGTTGCGGCATTACACGTCGCAGTGGTCGGACAGCGGCGACCTCACGCTGTAGACGTTCGGACCTTTCGGACTAGTTCGAATAGTCCGAAATTGATACCGCGACGGCGTGACGCAGATCCTGCCTTCGACCGAGTGATCGTTGCTCAGGCTGTGCGCAGAGGGCTGACGATCGCAACGAGCGACGCGATCATCCAGGGTGCGAGCCTCGGCCCGATCATCGACACCCGGCGTTGAGTGGTGAACCTCGCTCCGCCGAGTATGCGCAGGTGAATTGTCCTGAGCCTTAGGCAGGTAGCGCTGCCGCGACGGCGGTTGACTCCGTCGGCAACGAGAACATCGGGTAGTCGTAGCTGATCGCGTTGTCGTGCTCCTCGACCGAGGTTGCGGCGGTGCAGTCGGTGAGGGTGATCACGCGGTAGCCGTT
The window above is part of the Branchiibius hedensis genome. Proteins encoded here:
- a CDS encoding alpha/beta hydrolase family protein, with the translated sequence MTPATSRMRNRSLAAICAVGIAGGGFLGTATIAKAAPAAVPSGPIAFSIKSFDGTTITGNYFRSPASDGRRAPTVLEGPGWGGAALTDPTAGTSTSGGTIGVAPLLANGYNVVSWNPRGFRTSTGQAQADSLLYEGRDVSAILNWVAHQPWAQLDRPGDPAVGMVGGSYGGGVQWAAAALDRRIDAIAPDISWNSLTTSLYPNRTAKSGWATSLYLTAVGAGQRNNPVIDTTFQQAASSVTISQQGINFLGSWQRTNLAAWVHAPALILQGTVDTLFPLDEAAANYAAVSRNRVPVKMVWFCGGHGVCLTNPGDTSVIERDTLAWLNRYVKRQRVSTGAGFEWVDQNGVWHSAASYRPNKVSHRGVSAGGSGTLSLVPTGGSGPYTGPGASQLGPIASLIATKAPNAVNVPIQFNRATKVLGAPRLSVTYSGTAPGSTNRVLAQIVDNSTGVVLGSQLTPFPVTLDGRTHRVSVPMEYIAASATAGQSFTLQLVANSSQINVRPSGGSVTFSKVSVTLPVAGH
- a CDS encoding ATP-binding protein, whose translation is MDPIRNPYAPGAGQRPPELAGRDEQLSTFAITLERVARGRPERSVVLIGLRGVGKTVLLNALRSSAVRAGWGTGKLEARPEQRLRRPLSSALHQGLRELGASGPVFDQVLGVVKAFAQREAGPNAKLRDKWSPGIDVPAVSGRADSGDIEIDLVELLSDVGGFASDVGRGVAIFIDEMQDLHPEDVSALCAACHEISQSGLPVLIVGAGLPHVPAVLSASKSYSERLFRFARIDRLPRAEADRALVTPAEEEGAAYEPEALEAMYAVTGGYPYFIQAYGKVVWDAATASPITAADVEMAAPIAEAELAVGFFGSRFDRATPGEREYLRAMADAALALEELDDTESVPTSEVAVVLGRKPQSLSPARDALLKKGLIYSGERGRIAFTVPHFGQYLRSHA